A genomic segment from Bradyrhizobium sp. CB1015 encodes:
- a CDS encoding ABC transporter substrate-binding protein produces MRIRLSTCLAVLALTVSAISARAETVVRYGISMADIPLTTGQPDRGAGAYQFTAYTIYDPLVAWEMDVADRPGKLVPGLATEWKVDDADKTKWRFTLRKGVKFHDGSEFNADAVIWNLDKVLNDKAPQFDKRQSAQVKTRLPSVASYAKIDDFTVEITTKTVDSFFPYQMLWFLVSSPAQYEKLGKDWDKFASQPSGTGPFKLTKLVPRELAELTKNPDYWNKKRIPKADKIVLVPMPEALTRTNALLAGQVDLIETPAPDAVPQLKAAGMKLVDNVTPHVWNYHLSVLPGSPWTDIRLRKALNLAINRDEVVGLMNGLAKPAKGQVDPSSPWFGKPSFELKYDLAAAKKLVEEAGYSKAKPLKTTFIIAQGGTGQMLSLPMNEFLQQSFKEIGIDIDFKVVELETLYTHWRKGAADEMNAGITSNNIAYVTSDPLYAIVRFFHSGQIAPVGVNWGGYKNPKVDALIDEAKQTFDSTKQDQLLAQAHALIVDDATLVWVVHDTNPHALSPKIKQFVQAQHWFQDLTTIGME; encoded by the coding sequence ATGCGTATTCGTCTATCGACCTGTCTCGCCGTGCTTGCGCTGACGGTGTCCGCAATCTCGGCGCGCGCCGAAACCGTTGTGCGCTACGGCATCTCGATGGCGGATATTCCGCTCACAACCGGCCAGCCCGATCGCGGCGCCGGCGCCTATCAGTTCACGGCCTATACCATCTACGATCCGCTGGTGGCCTGGGAGATGGACGTCGCCGATCGCCCCGGCAAGCTGGTGCCGGGCCTCGCCACCGAATGGAAGGTGGACGATGCCGACAAGACGAAGTGGCGCTTCACGCTGCGCAAGGGCGTGAAGTTTCACGACGGCAGCGAGTTCAACGCCGATGCGGTGATCTGGAATCTCGACAAGGTGCTCAACGACAAGGCGCCGCAATTCGACAAGCGGCAGAGCGCGCAGGTGAAGACCCGCCTTCCCTCCGTCGCCAGCTACGCCAAGATCGACGACTTCACGGTGGAGATCACCACCAAGACGGTCGATTCCTTCTTCCCCTATCAGATGTTGTGGTTCCTGGTCTCGAGCCCGGCGCAGTACGAAAAGCTCGGCAAGGATTGGGACAAGTTCGCCAGCCAGCCCTCCGGCACCGGCCCGTTCAAGTTGACCAAGCTGGTGCCGCGCGAGCTCGCCGAGCTCACCAAGAATCCGGACTACTGGAACAAGAAGCGCATTCCGAAGGCCGACAAGATCGTGCTGGTGCCGATGCCGGAAGCGCTGACGCGCACCAACGCGCTGCTTGCCGGACAGGTGGACCTGATCGAGACGCCGGCACCGGATGCCGTGCCGCAGCTGAAGGCGGCCGGCATGAAGCTGGTCGACAACGTCACGCCGCATGTCTGGAATTATCACCTCAGCGTGCTGCCGGGCTCGCCCTGGACCGACATCCGCCTGCGCAAGGCGCTGAACCTTGCGATCAACCGCGACGAAGTCGTCGGCCTGATGAACGGCCTCGCCAAGCCTGCCAAGGGCCAGGTCGACCCGTCGAGCCCGTGGTTCGGCAAGCCGAGCTTCGAGCTGAAATACGATCTCGCCGCCGCCAAGAAGCTGGTGGAGGAAGCGGGCTATTCGAAAGCAAAGCCGCTGAAGACCACCTTCATCATCGCGCAAGGCGGCACCGGACAGATGCTGTCGCTGCCGATGAACGAATTCCTGCAGCAGAGCTTCAAGGAGATCGGCATCGACATCGACTTCAAGGTGGTCGAGCTGGAGACGCTCTATACGCATTGGCGCAAGGGCGCCGCCGACGAGATGAACGCCGGCATCACTTCCAACAACATCGCCTATGTCACCTCGGATCCGCTCTACGCCATCGTCCGCTTCTTCCATTCCGGCCAGATCGCGCCGGTTGGCGTCAATTGGGGCGGCTACAAGAACCCGAAGGTCGACGCGCTGATCGACGAGGCCAAGCAGACTTTCGACAGCACCAAGCAGGATCAATTGCTGGCGCAGGCGCACGCGCTGATCGTGGACGATGCCACGCTGGTGTGGGTCGTCCACGACACCAACCCGCACGCGCTGTCACCGAAGATCAAGCAGTTCGTGCAGGCGCAGCACTGGTTCCAGGACCTGACGACGATCGGGATGGAGTGA
- a CDS encoding ABC transporter permease, whose amino-acid sequence MLAYTARRIVYVVPIVISVALVCFLLVHITPGDPLVAVLPADASQELAAQLRAAYGFDRPLPVQFGLWLLRALHGDLGNSIATGRPVLAEVMRAVGNTVTLAIAAAIIGFTMGILLGLIAGYFRETWIDKVATSFAIAGVSVPHYWLGMLLVIIFSVQLNWLPAVGAGPSGSNSWAWDWAHLKYLVLPAITTSVIPMGIVTRTVRALTGDILSQDFVEALRAKGLRERGVFRHVIKNAAPTALAVMGLQLGYMLGGSILIETVFSWPGSGFLLNSAIFQRDLPLLQGTILILALFFVFLNLLVDIAQAAIDPRIKRG is encoded by the coding sequence GTGCTCGCCTATACCGCCAGACGCATTGTCTACGTCGTCCCGATCGTCATCAGCGTGGCGCTGGTGTGCTTCCTGCTCGTGCACATCACGCCGGGCGATCCGCTAGTCGCCGTGCTGCCGGCCGATGCGTCGCAGGAGCTCGCGGCGCAGCTGCGCGCCGCCTATGGCTTCGACCGTCCGTTGCCGGTTCAATTTGGCCTGTGGCTGCTGCGTGCCCTTCATGGCGATCTCGGCAATTCCATCGCCACCGGGCGTCCGGTGCTGGCCGAGGTCATGCGCGCGGTCGGCAACACCGTCACGCTCGCGATTGCCGCCGCCATCATCGGCTTCACCATGGGCATCTTGCTCGGCCTGATCGCCGGCTATTTCCGCGAGACCTGGATCGACAAGGTCGCGACGTCCTTTGCCATCGCCGGCGTCTCGGTGCCGCATTACTGGCTCGGCATGCTGCTCGTGATCATCTTCTCGGTCCAGCTGAACTGGCTGCCTGCGGTCGGCGCCGGCCCCAGCGGCTCCAATTCCTGGGCCTGGGACTGGGCGCACCTCAAATATCTCGTGCTGCCGGCGATCACGACGTCGGTGATCCCGATGGGCATCGTCACCCGCACGGTACGCGCGCTCACCGGCGACATTCTCTCGCAGGATTTCGTCGAGGCCTTGCGCGCAAAAGGCCTGCGCGAGCGCGGCGTGTTCCGTCACGTCATTAAGAACGCCGCGCCCACCGCGCTCGCGGTGATGGGGCTTCAGCTTGGCTACATGCTCGGCGGCTCGATCCTGATCGAGACCGTGTTCTCCTGGCCGGGCTCGGGCTTCCTGCTCAACTCGGCGATCTTCCAGCGCGACCTGCCGCTGCTGCAGGGCACGATCCTGATCCTGGCGCTGTTCTTCGTGTTCCTCAATCTCCTGGTCGACATCGCCCAAGCCGCGATCGACCCGCGCATCAAGCGGGGCTAG
- a CDS encoding acyl-CoA dehydrogenase codes for MNFDDTPQEAEFRATARAWISANAPKQYEEELRKSSLGRTVLKNANILEVAKAWQKKKADAGWACLHWPKEYGGRGASPIERVIWQQEEGPFGQLSRMFIIGHGMCGPTMMAFAREEHKRTYLPPLASGEKVWCQLFSEPAGGSDVAGLRTRAEKDGDEWVINGQKIWTSGAHYSDYGILLTRTDPTVPKHKGLTMFFLDMKSPGVEVRPIKQASGASDFNEVYFTNVRIPDHQRLGEVGDGWNVSLTTLMNERSAIGAAVSTGFPELLEYCSSLMLDDGPAIEDRAVRSKLANWAVKASGLKYTSMRAISALSRGERPGPENSIGKLVAGSMIQDVATYALDLQGAAGVVSGEDGELAGRFQAMLLRAPGTRVEGGTDEIMRNIIAERVLGLPGDIRVDKDVPFNKIPTKGRG; via the coding sequence ATGAACTTCGACGACACCCCGCAGGAAGCCGAGTTCCGCGCCACGGCCCGCGCCTGGATCAGCGCGAACGCGCCCAAGCAATACGAGGAGGAGCTGCGCAAATCCTCGCTCGGCCGCACCGTGCTCAAGAACGCCAACATTCTCGAAGTGGCGAAGGCCTGGCAGAAGAAAAAGGCCGACGCCGGCTGGGCCTGCCTGCACTGGCCGAAGGAATATGGCGGCCGCGGCGCCTCGCCGATCGAGCGCGTGATCTGGCAGCAGGAGGAGGGGCCGTTCGGCCAGCTGTCCCGCATGTTCATCATCGGCCATGGCATGTGCGGGCCGACCATGATGGCGTTCGCGCGCGAGGAGCATAAGCGCACCTATCTGCCGCCGCTCGCCTCCGGCGAGAAGGTCTGGTGCCAGCTGTTCTCCGAGCCCGCCGGCGGCTCGGACGTCGCAGGCTTGCGCACGCGCGCGGAGAAGGACGGCGACGAATGGGTGATCAACGGCCAGAAGATCTGGACCTCGGGCGCACATTATTCCGACTACGGCATTTTGCTCACGCGCACCGATCCGACCGTGCCCAAGCACAAGGGCCTCACCATGTTCTTCCTGGATATGAAGAGCCCCGGCGTCGAGGTGCGGCCGATCAAGCAGGCGAGCGGCGCCTCCGACTTCAACGAGGTCTATTTCACCAACGTCCGCATCCCCGACCATCAGCGCCTCGGCGAGGTCGGTGACGGCTGGAACGTCTCGCTGACCACGCTGATGAACGAGCGCAGCGCGATCGGCGCGGCCGTCTCGACCGGTTTCCCTGAACTGCTCGAGTATTGCTCCAGCCTGATGCTCGACGACGGCCCGGCAATCGAGGATCGCGCGGTACGCTCAAAGCTGGCGAACTGGGCGGTGAAGGCGAGTGGCCTGAAATACACCAGCATGCGCGCGATCTCGGCACTGTCGAGGGGCGAACGGCCGGGGCCGGAGAATTCCATCGGCAAGCTGGTCGCGGGCTCCATGATCCAGGACGTTGCTACCTACGCACTCGATCTGCAGGGCGCGGCCGGCGTCGTCAGCGGCGAGGATGGCGAGCTGGCGGGCCGTTTCCAGGCCATGCTGCTGCGTGCGCCGGGCACCCGCGTCGAGGGCGGCACCGACGAGATCATGCGCAACATCATCGCCGAGCGGGTGCTGGGCCTGCCCGGCGACATCCGTGTCGACAAGGACGTGCCGTTCAACAAGATCCCGACGAAGGGAAGAGGCTAG
- a CDS encoding ABC transporter substrate-binding protein: MLIKNKKTRAALIALLALGSAAAWPRVVAAETVLRIGMTAADIPRTLGQPDQGFEGNRFTGLTMYDALTSWDLSSADKPSVVIPGLATEWKVDDADKTKWTFKLRPGVTFHDGSPFNADAVVWNVEKVLKQDAPQFDASQVGVTASRMPTLASAKKIDDMTVELTTKEPDSFLPINLTNLFMASPAKWQAFYDKAEGADGKAKSQAAWTAFAKDASGTGPWKMASFTPRERLEFVKNASYWNKDRVPKVDKMVLLPMPEANARTAALLSGQVDWVEAPAPDALPELKQRGFKLYANEQPHVWPWQFSRVEGSPWNDIRVRKAANLCVDREGLKDGLLAGLMVPATGTFEPGHPWRGNPTFQIKYDKAAAQKLMQEAGYGPNKKLTVKTQTSASGSGQMQPLPMNEYLQQALAECYFDVKLDVIEWNTLFTNWRRGAKDPSANGSHATNVTYAAMDPFFALVRFLQSGMAPPVSNNWGFINNPKFDELVKKARQTFDPAARDAALAELHAASVDDAAFLYVAHDVGPRAMSPKVTGVVQPKSWFIDFSPVSIAQ; this comes from the coding sequence ATGCTTATCAAGAACAAGAAGACACGGGCGGCGCTGATCGCGCTCTTGGCGCTTGGCAGCGCGGCTGCATGGCCGCGCGTGGTCGCTGCGGAAACTGTGCTGCGCATCGGCATGACTGCTGCCGATATTCCGCGCACGCTCGGCCAGCCCGATCAGGGGTTTGAGGGCAACCGCTTCACCGGCCTTACCATGTATGACGCGCTGACCAGCTGGGACCTGTCCTCTGCCGACAAGCCCAGCGTGGTGATCCCCGGCCTTGCCACTGAGTGGAAGGTCGATGATGCCGACAAGACCAAATGGACCTTCAAGCTGCGCCCTGGCGTGACTTTCCATGACGGCTCGCCCTTCAACGCCGACGCCGTGGTGTGGAACGTCGAGAAGGTGCTGAAGCAGGACGCGCCGCAATTCGACGCCAGCCAGGTCGGCGTCACCGCCTCGCGCATGCCGACGCTGGCCTCTGCGAAGAAGATCGACGACATGACCGTCGAGCTCACCACCAAGGAGCCCGACAGCTTCCTGCCGATCAACCTCACCAATTTGTTCATGGCGAGCCCGGCGAAGTGGCAGGCCTTCTACGACAAGGCCGAAGGCGCGGACGGCAAGGCGAAGTCGCAAGCCGCCTGGACCGCATTCGCCAAGGACGCCTCGGGCACCGGCCCGTGGAAGATGGCGAGCTTCACCCCGCGCGAGCGGCTCGAGTTCGTCAAGAACGCGAGCTACTGGAACAAGGATCGCGTGCCCAAGGTCGACAAGATGGTGCTGCTGCCGATGCCGGAAGCCAATGCGCGCACCGCAGCGCTGCTCTCGGGCCAGGTCGATTGGGTCGAGGCGCCGGCGCCGGACGCGCTGCCCGAGCTCAAGCAGCGCGGCTTCAAGCTCTACGCCAATGAGCAGCCGCACGTCTGGCCGTGGCAATTCTCCCGCGTCGAGGGCTCGCCCTGGAACGACATCCGGGTGCGCAAGGCGGCGAACCTCTGCGTCGACCGCGAAGGCCTCAAGGATGGCCTGCTTGCGGGGCTGATGGTGCCGGCGACCGGCACCTTCGAGCCCGGCCATCCCTGGCGCGGCAATCCCACCTTCCAGATCAAGTACGACAAGGCGGCTGCGCAAAAGTTGATGCAGGAGGCAGGCTACGGTCCCAACAAGAAGCTGACCGTGAAGACGCAGACGTCGGCGTCCGGCTCGGGCCAGATGCAGCCCTTGCCGATGAACGAGTATCTCCAGCAGGCGCTGGCCGAATGCTATTTCGACGTAAAGCTCGACGTCATCGAGTGGAATACGCTGTTCACCAACTGGCGCCGCGGCGCCAAGGATCCCAGCGCCAACGGCTCCCACGCGACCAACGTCACCTATGCGGCGATGGACCCGTTCTTCGCGCTGGTGCGCTTCCTGCAATCGGGCATGGCGCCACCGGTCTCGAACAATTGGGGCTTCATCAACAACCCCAAGTTCGACGAGCTGGTGAAGAAGGCGCGCCAGACCTTCGATCCCGCCGCGCGCGATGCCGCACTTGCCGAATTGCACGCAGCCTCGGTCGATGACGCCGCCTTCCTCTACGTCGCCCACGACGTCGGCCCGCGCGCGATGAGCCCGAAGGTGACCGGTGTCGTGCAGCCGAAGAGCTGGTTCATCGACTTCTCGCCGGTGTCGATCGCGCAGTAA
- a CDS encoding acyl-CoA dehydrogenase has product MNFDDTPQEAAFRETARKWIEANAPKELHAELSKSSLGRIRLANHDIVDVGKAWQKKKFEGNWACLHWPREYGGRGATPIEKVIWQQEEGVYGKLTQPFQIGEGMCGPTVMAFGSEEAKRRYLPKLASGEEIWCQLFSEPSAGSDVAGLRTRAEKKGDNWVVNGQKIWTSGAHYSDYGLLIARTDPNVPKHKGLTMFFLDMKSPGVEVRPIRQANGMQEFNEVYFTDVVIPDSQRLGAVGDGWNVSLTTLMNERMSIGARLATGVPEMFELCSTLMLEDGLAIDDPAVRSKLASWAAKSNGLKYTSYRTISALSKGERPGPENSIGKLVSGMMLQDIATYAMDLQGASGVLTGNDEETAQGQFQQMLLSSPSMRIAGGTDEILRNIIAERVLGLPGDIRVDKDVPYNKIPTKGR; this is encoded by the coding sequence ATGAACTTCGACGACACCCCGCAGGAAGCCGCGTTCCGCGAGACCGCGCGCAAATGGATCGAGGCCAATGCGCCGAAGGAGCTGCATGCTGAGCTGTCGAAATCCTCGCTCGGCCGCATCCGCCTTGCCAATCACGACATCGTCGATGTCGGCAAGGCCTGGCAGAAGAAGAAGTTCGAGGGCAATTGGGCTTGCCTGCACTGGCCTAGGGAATATGGCGGCCGCGGCGCGACGCCGATCGAGAAGGTGATCTGGCAGCAGGAGGAGGGCGTCTACGGCAAGCTGACGCAGCCGTTCCAGATCGGCGAAGGCATGTGCGGCCCCACCGTGATGGCGTTCGGCAGCGAGGAGGCCAAGCGCCGTTACTTGCCGAAGCTCGCATCGGGCGAGGAGATCTGGTGCCAGCTGTTCTCCGAGCCGTCTGCCGGCTCGGACGTCGCAGGGCTTCGCACCCGCGCCGAGAAGAAGGGCGACAATTGGGTCGTCAACGGCCAGAAGATCTGGACCTCGGGCGCGCACTATTCCGACTATGGCCTTTTGATCGCGCGCACCGATCCGAACGTGCCCAAGCACAAGGGCCTCACCATGTTCTTCCTGGACATGAAGAGCCCCGGCGTCGAGGTACGGCCGATCAGGCAGGCCAACGGCATGCAGGAGTTCAACGAGGTCTATTTCACCGATGTCGTGATTCCCGACAGCCAGCGGCTGGGCGCCGTCGGCGACGGCTGGAACGTTTCGCTGACCACGCTGATGAACGAGCGCATGTCGATCGGCGCGCGGCTCGCGACCGGGGTGCCTGAGATGTTCGAGCTCTGCTCGACCCTGATGCTGGAGGATGGCCTGGCCATCGACGATCCCGCCGTGCGCTCGAAGCTCGCGAGCTGGGCGGCCAAGTCGAACGGGCTGAAATACACCAGCTACCGCACGATCTCGGCCTTGTCGAAGGGCGAGCGGCCGGGCCCGGAGAATTCGATCGGCAAGCTGGTCTCGGGCATGATGCTGCAGGACATCGCGACCTACGCCATGGACCTGCAGGGCGCTTCCGGTGTTCTCACCGGCAACGACGAGGAAACGGCGCAGGGCCAATTCCAGCAGATGCTGCTGTCCTCGCCTTCGATGCGCATCGCCGGCGGCACCGACGAGATCCTGCGCAACATCATCGCCGAGCGCGTGTTGGGCCTGCCCGGCGACATCCGGGTCGACAAGGACGTGCCGTACAACAAGATCCCGACCAAGGGGCGGTGA
- a CDS encoding ABC transporter permease yields the protein MSELPLSATTDAALQAAPATKARGYWATVGRRIMRDKVSMACALVLLLIFLSAILAPWLGLEDPYKGSMIRRLRHIGTTGYPLGTDELGRDMLARLIYGGRLSLVIGILPVILAFCLGTSLGIIAGYVGGKLNTAIMRTVDVFYAFPSVLLAIAISGALGAGILNSIVALTIVFVPQITRVAESVTTGVRNMDFVEAARASGAGAFTIMRVHILGNVLGAIFVYATSLISVSMILAAGLSFLGLGTKPPEPEWGLMLNTLRTAIYVNPWVAALPGAMIFAVSICFNLLSDGLRSAMDIRN from the coding sequence ATGAGCGAGCTTCCGTTGTCCGCCACCACCGATGCCGCGCTGCAGGCTGCGCCCGCCACCAAGGCGCGCGGTTATTGGGCGACCGTCGGCCGCCGCATCATGCGCGACAAGGTCAGCATGGCCTGCGCGCTGGTGCTGTTGCTGATCTTCCTCTCCGCGATCCTCGCGCCGTGGCTCGGCCTCGAAGACCCCTACAAGGGCTCGATGATCCGCCGCCTCCGTCACATCGGCACCACGGGTTATCCGCTCGGCACCGACGAGCTCGGCCGCGACATGCTGGCGCGGCTGATCTATGGCGGCCGGCTATCGCTGGTGATCGGCATCCTGCCGGTGATCCTGGCCTTCTGCCTCGGCACCTCGCTCGGCATCATTGCCGGCTATGTCGGCGGCAAGCTCAACACCGCGATCATGCGCACGGTGGACGTGTTCTACGCCTTCCCGTCGGTGCTGCTGGCGATCGCGATCTCCGGCGCGCTCGGCGCCGGCATCCTCAACTCCATCGTGGCGCTCACCATCGTGTTCGTGCCGCAGATCACCCGCGTCGCCGAGAGCGTCACGACAGGCGTGCGCAACATGGACTTCGTCGAGGCCGCGCGTGCGTCCGGCGCGGGCGCCTTCACCATCATGCGCGTGCATATCCTCGGCAACGTGCTGGGCGCGATCTTCGTCTATGCCACCAGCCTGATCTCGGTCTCGATGATCCTGGCGGCCGGCCTCTCCTTCCTCGGCCTTGGCACAAAACCGCCGGAGCCGGAATGGGGCCTGATGCTGAACACGCTGCGCACCGCGATCTACGTCAATCCCTGGGTCGCGGCCTTGCCGGGCGCGATGATCTTCGCGGTCTCGATCTGCTTCAACCTGCTTTCGGACGGCCTGCGCAGCGCCATGGACATCAGGAACTAG